A genomic segment from Nicotiana tabacum cultivar K326 chromosome 7, ASM71507v2, whole genome shotgun sequence encodes:
- the LOC107789026 gene encoding uncharacterized protein LOC107789026 isoform X2, with amino-acid sequence MDKKKKKMIGVAAMAMLLIILLSANMETVDAQGVNCYDSCETACVGLPQREYLRCARKCQIRCGPGGKIDGNLG; translated from the exons AtggataagaagaagaagaaaatgataggAGTGGCAGCTATGGCTATGCTGCTCATCATCCTCTTATCTGCTAACATGGAGACTGTCGATGCTCAAGGCGTCAATTGCTATGACTCTTGCGAAACTGCCTGCGTTGGTCTTCCAC aGAGAGAGTACTTGCGTTGCGCTCGGAAGTGCCAGATTAGGTGCGGACCAG GTGGCAAAATTGATGGAAACCTGGGTTGA
- the LOC107789026 gene encoding uncharacterized protein LOC107789026 isoform X1, translating to MDKKKKKMIGVAAMAMLLIILLSANMETVDAQGVNCYDSCETACVGLPQREYLRCARKCQIRCGPAPLRKGEGNFAPA from the exons AtggataagaagaagaagaaaatgataggAGTGGCAGCTATGGCTATGCTGCTCATCATCCTCTTATCTGCTAACATGGAGACTGTCGATGCTCAAGGCGTCAATTGCTATGACTCTTGCGAAACTGCCTGCGTTGGTCTTCCAC aGAGAGAGTACTTGCGTTGCGCTCGGAAGTGCCAGATTAGGTGCGGACCAG CTCCCTTAAGAAAAGGTGAGGGGAACTTTGCTCCAGCTTAA